The genomic window CTTTTTTTAGAGCGTCATTCCCCTCAAGACAGTGCGAAGCCGGCTAACCTTAATGAGTTTTCTATGGAAGCTATTTTGACCATTGGAAATAAAATTATTTTCGGTTCGACACCGCTCACTAAAAGCTTGACTCACAAAAGTCCCGAAAGAATTACGCTTTTTAGCCGGCGGCAATCTCTAGCGATTTTATGGGGACATTTATGCAGTAACAGTATAATCTTAGTAATTTTATTTCTACGAACTCAATTGCCTCAATAACGTGAAAGAAACCTTCGATCTTTTTCAGCGCTTGCTGGATTTCCTCAAACCCAATCGTCCTTTTTCCTGGCGAACCTTACTTTTACTTAGTGGGTTTTCTTGGTCGATGGCATTTTTGTCAAGATCATTGGCTGACGCCCTTAATACTGAAACAACGGCAACGTCGGACATCATATCATTTTTTGGTTGGATATTTTTAATTGTAGGGCTTGATTGGTGGACGATGGATCACCCCTACAGGTTTGCCGGCTTTTCTTTAGGATCTTGGGTGACGGGAGCTTTAGTTTGTTTATTTTTATATGTGTTTTTGTTTGACGAAGTTGCTAATGAGGTTCCGTCTGTTCCCTTCGTGAGCTGGCCGATCATTTCTGCCCTAATTACAGTTACCCACCTATTTTATCCGGCTCGCGCTAGCTACAGGGCAACTCTAACCACACAAAGATTGATTATTATAGTTTTATGCCACTTCCTAATTAGTTGTTGGATTCAATTTAATTTCCTAATTCGAGATTGGTTAGAAGATTACCCGAGTTTATTAATCGATGATTTTACAAGAAGTGGGTTTGTTGTACAGCTAGATTCTTCAGCAAAGGCACTAACAAGAGGCGAAGAAATGCTAAATTCTATTGAGCAAATTGTAAAAAATAAACTAGAAGGCAAATCTTGGACAGAGGCGCAACTCGGGCTATTAGAAATTCAACAAAACCTACAGGAGAAAAAGCCTTGGCGAGAGGTTAAGGAATGGTTAGTCACTTTAGAGAGACCGTCAAATAACTTACAAAATAAACTTCAAGTTGGCCTTTCTGATGCTGAAGAAGATTTCTGGTGGTACATTCAAAGCGAGGTCAATGAATCTAATATAGAATCTACCTTAAATTTGCAAGCGATTTGGCAAGGGCCGAGAGCAAGTGAAGAAGAGTATTATTTCACAAAAACTTGTTGGGTTAAGCCGATTACAAAATCTCCAACTCGGGCGACAAAGCAGCTTCCCGCTTTCCCTCAAAGCGTAAGCAGCCCCCTCCAATGCGAAGAGGTTGAACCTCCGATTGCAGAAGACTCAACTGAACTAGAAAATTAAATTAAAATAGCAGAAATAATCTGGAACTGAATAGAGGATATTGACCAGTGAATTTGTCCAGAATTTTGACAATTGCAATTCATGTTTTTTGGGAAGTGCTTCGTGAACGAGTGCTTTACATTGTTGGTTTTTTTCTTATTGTGTTTCCATCTGCAATACTCTTGTTAAAAGAATTTTCAGTTGGTACGGAGAAAAAAATTATTCTTGATTTTGGGATCGCATTAATCGGTCTATTGGGTTTAGTTGTTGCAGTTTTTGTTGGCACCGGCTTGATTAACAAAGAAATCGAAAAGCGAACCGTACTTGTCACGATCTCTAAGCCGGTTAGCCGTTCAGAGTTTATTATTGGTAAACACCTCGGCTTGTCAGCCGTGCTGGCTTTGCTGGTTACACTCATGACGGTTATTTATTTGGTTATATTGAGTTTATATCAGGTAAAATATCCCATAGGTAGCATTCTAGTAGCCGCCCTCTACCTCTTCTTTGAGCTGTCTTTGCTCGCAGCAGTTGCCATTCTTTTTGGTGTTTTTACCAGTTCATTGCTAGCAACCTCACTTACGATTTCTGTTTACGTCATGGGGCATTTAAGCCGAGATTTATTGCAATTGGGCGACATTAGCAAAAACCCCACGATCAAAAATGTCACGCAAGGCATTTATTTAGTCTTGCCAGACTTAGCTAGACTGGATCTAAAAAATCAGGCAGTTTATGGGATTTTACCCCCACCGACAGAATTGCTTTTTAACGCCGGCTATGGACTGCTTTACATTGTCCTGCTGCTGGCAATCGCCAACCTGATATTCTGGCGTCGAGAGTTTTAAGAGAAGCTAAAATTAAAATACAAAGGACAAAAATCGAATTATGATAATGGACAAACTCGAACGACTTAAAACAATTTTCGCCGAAATGGATCGGGCTTTAGTTGCCTATTCGGGAGGAATTGATAGCACTTTAATTGCTAAAATAGCTTGGGACGAACTCGGAGAACGAGCCTTAGCGGTGACTGCTGTATCTCCTTCATTACTGCCAGAAGATTTAGAAGAT from Microcoleus sp. FACHB-672 includes these protein-coding regions:
- a CDS encoding DUF5357 family protein, which codes for MKETFDLFQRLLDFLKPNRPFSWRTLLLLSGFSWSMAFLSRSLADALNTETTATSDIISFFGWIFLIVGLDWWTMDHPYRFAGFSLGSWVTGALVCLFLYVFLFDEVANEVPSVPFVSWPIISALITVTHLFYPARASYRATLTTQRLIIIVLCHFLISCWIQFNFLIRDWLEDYPSLLIDDFTRSGFVVQLDSSAKALTRGEEMLNSIEQIVKNKLEGKSWTEAQLGLLEIQQNLQEKKPWREVKEWLVTLERPSNNLQNKLQVGLSDAEEDFWWYIQSEVNESNIESTLNLQAIWQGPRASEEEYYFTKTCWVKPITKSPTRATKQLPAFPQSVSSPLQCEEVEPPIAEDSTELEN
- a CDS encoding ABC transporter permease, whose product is MNLSRILTIAIHVFWEVLRERVLYIVGFFLIVFPSAILLLKEFSVGTEKKIILDFGIALIGLLGLVVAVFVGTGLINKEIEKRTVLVTISKPVSRSEFIIGKHLGLSAVLALLVTLMTVIYLVILSLYQVKYPIGSILVAALYLFFELSLLAAVAILFGVFTSSLLATSLTISVYVMGHLSRDLLQLGDISKNPTIKNVTQGIYLVLPDLARLDLKNQAVYGILPPPTELLFNAGYGLLYIVLLLAIANLIFWRREF